One genomic region from Deltaproteobacteria bacterium encodes:
- a CDS encoding helix-turn-helix domain-containing protein: MTTFGDDLIQALNEALAHAKGHGPGVVHAPVTPREIRRRAKLTQAQMAPLMGMSLSGYRKWEQGTRRVSGPAANLFRVIEREPEAVNVRCLPPERTRREVSSAVRGLRRP, encoded by the coding sequence ATGACCACATTCGGCGATGATCTGATCCAGGCCCTCAACGAAGCTCTCGCCCACGCGAAGGGTCACGGTCCTGGCGTCGTGCACGCACCGGTGACCCCCCGTGAGATCCGCAGGCGGGCGAAGCTAACCCAGGCCCAGATGGCACCCCTGATGGGCATGAGCCTTTCCGGCTACCGGAAGTGGGAGCAGGGAACTCGGCGCGTCAGCGGCCCCGCGGCTAACCTCTTCCGCGTGATTGAGAGAGAACCGGAGGCGGTAAACGTGCGTTGCTTGCCTCCTGAACGAACAAGACGGGAGGTTTCGTCGGCTGTCCGGGGCCTTCGGCGCCCATAG